In the genome of Mogibacterium neglectum, the window GTCTAATCCTCCTTTCTAATGCAATGGAGAGAGATACTATTTACATCTCTCCATTGTTTCATATAATTATTAAATAAATTTATGAATTTTAACATTCTAGTCTTCAAAGATTGTTCCAGCCCTAAAGTTCTTAGATGATGGCATGTACTTCATCAGTAGGTAGTAAACAATCCCTGTTGGGATTAGGCTGACATACCAGGATAGGTCTACGACGAATACTGATACGAGGGCTCCAACAGCGATTGAAATTATAGCTGCCCAGTTGATTCCCTTGAAAGGTCCCTGCTTGTCGTAAAGATTATTGATATCAAGCGTGCTCTTACGTAGGAAGTAGTAGTCTACAACCATTACAGCAAAGATAGGTCCTAGGAATGCGGATTATACCTTTGTGAAAAGGGATAGTCCTGCAGCTGAATCAGCTGTAACGAGCTTCCAAGGCATAACGCAGACAGATAGGATACCAACGAGCACTGTCGCATGTGACCACTTCATTTTGAATGACTCCATCAGAACGTATGCTGGTGGAACGATATTGTTGAGCACATTAGTAGTAACCTGCGCGAATGCGATAAATAGCAGTGTAATAACTGTGAGGAACTTGCTTCCCATCGTTGTTGAGAACACAACTACTGGATCAGAGTTTCCTGTTGCTGCCGTAACGAGAAGTCCGATGAGACCCATGAACAGTGTTACGGGCAGAATAGCGATAGTGTAAATCGAACCAGTCTTAACAGACTTTATATCATCCTTTAGGTTTCTCGAATAATCTGATGCGTTGATGATCATTGTCGAGTAGATTCCAAGAAATGATGTTGTCGCAGCCCAGAAAGGCATGCCCCATGTACCCTTAACATTTGCAAACGATGCACTGATATCTACAGCGAACTTTGTCTTTACCACGTATAGCATGTATGCAAGGATTGCTACAATAAATACGCAAGAGAAGTTCTCGAGCCACTTGATGCCGTGGAATCCTTTGATTGCAAGGCTAACCTGAAGCAGTGTGAAGAGGCCAAATACAACTGGAAGGTTGTCGAATCCCCAAAGAATCTTGAAGCAGCTGTTGATAGCACCAGCTCCGACCCATGACTGGAATCCAAACCACACAATAGCCGGAAGACCTCTAAGAACTCCTGGAATCTTTACACCAGTTGTACCGAAGCTAGATCTTAACTGAACGACGTATGGCATACCATACTTGTGTCCTGCATTACCGATAAGAACTAACGCAATTGCAATTACAAGGCATCCAATCGTCATAGCTAGAATAGCCTGAGCGATTGTAAGTGTGCCTATGAGCGCTGATCCCATCGAAAATGTACCTATGGATACACAACCACCTAGAAACGATGCTGTGTAAGATAGCGATCCCATGATTCGACTCTTTGTCGGCTGTAGGTCTTCATTGACTCCGACAACAAGATTCGGATCAAGTGTTTTGTTATCTACAATACTCATTAAAATATTCTCCTTAATTTTTCAAATAATTTCGTTTAGAATAGTCTCTTAACCAGTTCGCCTGTGCCCTTCTGACCAACAAGCTTACCGTCTTCTGCCATTAGCTCTCCTCTTACGAAAGTAGCTACAGGTAAACCCTTACCTTTCATTCCTACAAATGCAGAAATCTTATTTACATAGTATAGTGAATCAGCTGTAATCTCCCATTCCCTCTCTGGATCGATGATCACGATATCAGCGTCAAAGCCAACCTTGATATCACCTTTCTTTCCATAAATATGGAATGCCTCAGCAGGTAGCTTAGCCCATGAGTTAGCAAGGACACGTGGGTCAACTCCGCGCTTAATGACTCCCTCAGAGTAAATCGCCTGAATACCACTCTGAATGCCACTAATTCCACCCCATACGTCAAATACATTCTCTATCTTCTGTCCTAAAATTTCATTGAACTTCTCATCATATGTACAAGGTGAATGATCTGATGCTAATCCAGCGAAAACACCTGATTCCACGCACATCCACATACCTTCCACATCTGCCTCAGTTCTAAGAGGAGGAGCACACTTGAAAAGTGGACCATTTTTTAGTACATCTTCTTCTGTAAATGATAGGTAATGTCCGCATGTCTCAGCAGACACCTGATATCCTTCACACTGCGCCTCATATACCTTCTCGGCAGCTGCCGGATGGCTCACGTGACAGATGTGTGCACGGCACTCGAGCTCCTTCGCAATTTCTACTACGGTTTCTGTCGCTACGATTTCCGATGCTGGAGTTCTTGAATCGAGAAAACCTCTCCACGTTAGATTACCAGCTTCTTTCTGAGCCCTTTCCCCTTCTTTGATCATCGCAAAATCTTCGCAATGAAATCCAGCCATGCCACCAAACTCCTTAATGATTTTCATAGCCTGATATGCCTGACCATATGTCAACGGTGAATAGTCTGGTGAAACTGGCCCAAGAAATGACTTGAAAGCGATTACTCCTCGCTCATCGAGTCCCTTCAGCTGGTCAAGATTACCAGGAACAAGGCCGCCCCAGAACGCAAAGTCAGAGTACGCATTAGGTTGAACCTTTGCTAACTTAGCGTCGAAAATCTCAGGTGTCGTGAGCGCTGGTTCATTTTGAAGTGGCATATCAATAACGGTTGTATATCCGCCAACTACAGCTGCTGCGGTTCCATGCTCATAATCTTCTCTCCACTCATAACCCGGGTCATTAAGATGAGCATGAGTGTCGATAGCTCCAGGAAAAACCTGCTTGCCAGCTGCATCAATTACATTAGTCGCTTCAGGTTCATCACCCTTTGCTAGGATAGCTGCGATCTTGCCATCTTTGACAGCAATATTAGCCTCCTGAACTAGATCAGGTGTAACTACCTGTCCGCTCTTAATTAATAAATCATACATATAATCCCCTCTCTATAGCCTTTTAGACCATAAATGTGAAGTAAATAATAAAATTAGTTAGCTACATTCTTTTTTTGTAAAAAAGCGGTCAACCAATTTCAACATTTCTATGGATATATACTACATTAGTAGTTAAAAATCTTCAATAACCTTATTTATTTAAATACGTATTAATTGTCTATTTTTAATTAAAATTTTCTATTATTTCTCGTGGTTGTACCATCTGACTAAAACTAGTTTTATTTTTTGATATAATAGTATTAAAAATTCCAAATCGAGGATAGTTAAGATGAATATATTGCAAACATCTATGTACATAATAAAAACTTTCAGTAGACTGAAATCAGCTAAATATAGACCAAACTTAGACTTGTACGTTCATTCAATATATGAACGTACTATAAACCTGATGCTAGATGGTCAGCTTGTAGCACTGCAAATTGCTGATTCTCCAGTTTCTCCTATAAGCATCATTTTGCCATTAGACGAGACGGGCCTAGATAATCTAAAAATTAAAACTAATAGTCCAGTATCGATAGATGGTTCAAATTTGTTAGTTGGAAAAACCAATTTTTCATTTAATCACGTATATGAAGTTTATAATGATACACTATATGAACATAGCTCCTCATCGTCATTAAAGGATGTAGTATGGCAGCTTATAATAAACTCAGGTAAAGACGGTTTTTCAACCCTTGTAAAGTCACAAAATACTCCAGATGACATTGCTCTTTCATATGCCAAGAAAAAATTCATTGATGCAGAGTCAGAGTGTGATCTCATGATGTCTATAAATCCATCTGACGAGTCTATTATATCCGATCATCTTGTTAAAATGTGTAATTCACTATCGAGTCTGATAGGCGTTGGTACTGGACTTACACCTAGTGGAGATGACTTTATAACAGGAATACTTTCGACATTCAAAGCCCTCCCACAATGCTTTAACCATAAAATGATTTCCCATCTATGTAACTCAATATGTAGCAGACGAAATAATACCAACGAAATAAGCAGCACATTCATTGACTGTGCATTAAGAGGTCAATTTAGTAAAGCAATCATAGATTTGTATGGTTCTGTATGTTCATCTAATGTTAATTCATCGGAAATCGGGCAAGAAACAAAGGAGAATTTACTAAATAGTTTTCTAGATATTGGACATACATCTGGCATAGATACATTAACTGGAATATATTGGAGCATGGCAAATCTTTCTAAAATTTAATTAATGACTAGTGGTTGAAACGAAAGTATTTTTAAAAAATTTAATTATTTTTCAACCACTTTTTAATTTTCATGGTACAATATAATTATCTAAGAAGAAAGGAAGTATTTGAAATGAGTTTACTAACAACAATGCAAAAGAGACGCAGTGTCCGTAAGTATAACGCTGAACCTGTTACAGAAAAAGAATTAAATGATATTGTTTCAGCTGCCCTGCTCGCCCCAAACGGCAAGGGACTTAGACCTTGGGAATTTGTAGTTATCAGAGACAAGAATACTCTTAGAGAACTTATAAACTGTCGCAAGGGTGGTGCAAAGATGCTCGAGACAGCTAATGTTGCCATTGCAGTTTACTCTGATTCAGATAAGACTGATACATATACGGAGGATAGCTCAATTGCTATGACTCACATGCTACTCGAGGCGTCCAGTCTTGGCTTAGGTGCAGTTTGGCTTCAGATTCGTCTTCGCCCTTCGAACGAGGAAGGTGTTACCGCCGAGGAGTTTCTAAACGCAAGAATAAACCCACCTAAGAATATGCAAGTGGAGGCATTGTTAGTGCTCGGTCATGTTGATGAACAGCCTGAAACTCAGGAGCTTCCAAGTTTTCCTTCAGATAAGATTCATAATGAAAAATGGTAAATTACATATCCTAACAAAAAATACAAATCATAAATTTTAAAAAAAGCAGCACATTCAATAATTGAATGTGCTGCTTTTACAGTTTCATATAATTACTTCATCTCGAAAGAGAAAGGTAGCTCAAGTTCATTTCCTTCGTTATCTGCGCCTTCTAATGTAAATGTAAATGGAAGATTTGAATCTATCCTCTTGAATACAATTACTCCCGAAATACTTCCTCCAGATTTTATGTGCTTAGCCACTTGAATATCATCATACAGGTAATTATCTAAATCAGCCTCATAATCATTGTCGTCTTGACTAACTATGCTTTGCTCTGGATATAATTCGATATTTTTCTTAGTGCCGTTCTTAACCTTAATGTAAACTCTCGTCTCATCACTTGTTAAATCGACCTTTTGTACGGTAGCTGCAATACCCTTAATCTTAACTGTATATCCAACATCGAGAGTTTCTTCTGCAGGAATCGCATCGGTTGATTTTATCTTCTCAATCTTTTTAGCTTTGAGTTTAACAGCAGTCATCTCTGTTGATTCCTCGTCAACAACGTTCGTTTTTCCAAGAACCTTACCTTTAACCTTTATATATTCGCCATCTTCGTACTTAACATCATTATCAGATACAACGACAACTGTTGGATGCTCTTGCTTGGCGAAATTTTCGTATCCTTGCAGGTGAATCTCACCGTGAACCTTATCTACAGCAACAATCTGTATTGTCAACTCCTTTATCGTCTTACCTTTAAATTCCTCAGGGTTCGCATAAAGCTCTTTGAGTTTTGATTCGCTAAAAGAAGACGAGCAAGCTGACATAGAAATACCAATCACTATAGCTAGCATTAATACAAAAAATATCTTAATTAAATGTCTTTTTGATATAAACATACGTGCCTCCTGCGGAGTATGGAGCTCCGACTAAAAAGTCTATTTCGTTGGATTACAGCATTTTTCTAATCTGTTTTCCATCCATCCAAGATGTAATATTCTCAAATACCATCTCTGCACGTCTATCGATGGATTCCCTCGTATCAAAGCCTATGTGAGGTGTACAAACTAGGTTAGGAGCACCAATAAGCAGGTGATCTTTAGGAAGCGGAGGATCCTTCTCGAATACATCTATTCCAGCTTTAATCCTGCCCTCTCTAAGCGCATTCGCTAACGCTTCTGTCTTAATTACAGGACCTCTTGCTGTATTCACGAGTATTGCTCCTTGCTTCATAGCGGCAATTTCTTTTTCCCCGATTAAACCTTTAGTTTCTGGTGTCAAAGGAGTGTGGATGGAAATAATATCTGCATTAGCCATGACATCGATGAGTGGCATATACTCGAGTCCAAGAGCCTTGGCTGCGGTTTTCTCACTCCTATTAAAACCAATAAGTTTACAGCCAAACGCCTTGAAGATAGAAGCCGTTCTAATGCCGATTGCGCCTGTACCTACTATTCCGACAACCTTGTCTGCGAGCTCTCTGCCTGCGAGGCTACCCTTACCCAATCCATTTTGAACTGCTTCGTTGCATACAGTGATATTTCTCAAAC includes:
- the allB gene encoding allantoinase AllB, with the protein product MYDLLIKSGQVVTPDLVQEANIAVKDGKIAAILAKGDEPEATNVIDAAGKQVFPGAIDTHAHLNDPGYEWREDYEHGTAAAVVGGYTTVIDMPLQNEPALTTPEIFDAKLAKVQPNAYSDFAFWGGLVPGNLDQLKGLDERGVIAFKSFLGPVSPDYSPLTYGQAYQAMKIIKEFGGMAGFHCEDFAMIKEGERAQKEAGNLTWRGFLDSRTPASEIVATETVVEIAKELECRAHICHVSHPAAAEKVYEAQCEGYQVSAETCGHYLSFTEEDVLKNGPLFKCAPPLRTEADVEGMWMCVESGVFAGLASDHSPCTYDEKFNEILGQKIENVFDVWGGISGIQSGIQAIYSEGVIKRGVDPRVLANSWAKLPAEAFHIYGKKGDIKVGFDADIVIIDPEREWEITADSLYYVNKISAFVGMKGKGLPVATFVRGELMAEDGKLVGQKGTGELVKRLF
- a CDS encoding DUF2877 domain-containing protein, translated to MNILQTSMYIIKTFSRLKSAKYRPNLDLYVHSIYERTINLMLDGQLVALQIADSPVSPISIILPLDETGLDNLKIKTNSPVSIDGSNLLVGKTNFSFNHVYEVYNDTLYEHSSSSSLKDVVWQLIINSGKDGFSTLVKSQNTPDDIALSYAKKKFIDAESECDLMMSINPSDESIISDHLVKMCNSLSSLIGVGTGLTPSGDDFITGILSTFKALPQCFNHKMISHLCNSICSRRNNTNEISSTFIDCALRGQFSKAIIDLYGSVCSSNVNSSEIGQETKENLLNSFLDIGHTSGIDTLTGIYWSMANLSKI
- a CDS encoding nitroreductase family protein, whose amino-acid sequence is MSLLTTMQKRRSVRKYNAEPVTEKELNDIVSAALLAPNGKGLRPWEFVVIRDKNTLRELINCRKGGAKMLETANVAIAVYSDSDKTDTYTEDSSIAMTHMLLEASSLGLGAVWLQIRLRPSNEEGVTAEEFLNARINPPKNMQVEALLVLGHVDEQPETQELPSFPSDKIHNEKW
- a CDS encoding 2-hydroxyacid dehydrogenase, translating into MKIILMEPLGISEDTLKRLSSTLTEQGHTFKSYDTVTTDTSELIKRAEDAEVLIIANHPLPGEVVRTDENLKFISVAFVGIDHVDVEACREKGVLISNTGGYCDDAVAELAVGLTLDCLRNITVCNEAVQNGLGKGSLAGRELADKVVGIVGTGAIGIRTASIFKAFGCKLIGFNRSEKTAAKALGLEYMPLIDVMANADIISIHTPLTPETKGLIGEKEIAAMKQGAILVNTARGPVIKTEALANALREGRIKAGIDVFEKDPPLPKDHLLIGAPNLVCTPHIGFDTRESIDRRAEMVFENITSWMDGKQIRKML